A region of Mesorhizobium sp. M3A.F.Ca.ET.080.04.2.1 DNA encodes the following proteins:
- the rsmH gene encoding 16S rRNA (cytosine(1402)-N(4))-methyltransferase RsmH produces MMAGRGDDPHAVGGLARHIPVLLAEVLEALTPKPGETIVDGTFGAGGYTAAILGRGASVVAIDRDPDAIAAGRALEEQAAGRLRLVQAPFSTLDEQVESADGVVLDIGVSSMQLDQAERGFSFRADGPLDMRMAQAGLSAADVVNTFKAGDLARIFGFLGEERHAGRIARMIESRREKRPFERTLELADAIATHIGRAPKDKIHPATRVFQALRIFVNDELGELARALFAAERVLKPGGRLAVVTFHSLEDRIVKRFIADRADAAAGSRHLPDAPARLATFRKSGGGVTPGEAEIEANPRARSARLRAAIRTDAPARAGDFSIFGLPKLPAVERPGER; encoded by the coding sequence ATGATGGCTGGCCGCGGCGATGATCCCCACGCCGTTGGCGGACTGGCTCGCCACATTCCGGTCCTCCTTGCCGAGGTGCTGGAGGCGCTGACGCCCAAGCCAGGAGAGACAATCGTCGATGGAACGTTCGGCGCCGGCGGCTATACGGCCGCCATTCTTGGGCGCGGCGCTTCGGTCGTCGCCATCGACCGCGATCCGGACGCCATCGCTGCGGGCCGGGCCCTGGAAGAACAGGCCGCGGGCAGGCTGAGACTCGTGCAGGCGCCGTTTTCGACGCTGGACGAACAGGTCGAGAGCGCCGACGGCGTCGTGCTCGATATCGGCGTTTCTTCCATGCAGCTCGATCAGGCGGAGCGCGGCTTTTCGTTTCGTGCCGACGGACCGCTCGACATGCGCATGGCGCAGGCCGGGCTCAGCGCCGCCGATGTCGTCAACACCTTCAAGGCTGGCGATCTTGCCCGCATCTTCGGCTTCCTCGGCGAGGAGCGTCATGCCGGCCGCATCGCGCGCATGATCGAGAGCCGGCGCGAGAAGCGCCCTTTCGAGCGCACGCTCGAACTGGCCGACGCCATTGCCACCCATATCGGCAGGGCGCCGAAGGACAAGATCCATCCGGCCACCCGTGTCTTCCAGGCGCTGCGCATCTTCGTCAATGACGAGCTTGGCGAGCTGGCTCGGGCATTGTTCGCCGCGGAGCGCGTACTCAAGCCCGGCGGCCGGCTTGCCGTCGTCACCTTCCATTCGCTGGAGGACCGCATCGTCAAGCGCTTCATCGCCGATCGTGCCGATGCGGCGGCCGGCTCGCGCCACCTGCCCGACGCGCCGGCCCGGCTGGCGACCTTCCGCAAATCCGGTGGCGGCGTCACCCCAGGCGAAGCCGAGATCGAGGCCAATCCGCGGGCGCGCTCGGCCAGGCTGCGCGCGGCCATCCGCACCGATGCGCCGGCGCGCGCAGGCGACTTTTCGATCTTCGGCCTTCCAAAGCTTCCCGCTGTCGAGCGGCCGGGGGAGAGGTAA
- a CDS encoding UDP-N-acetylmuramoylalanyl-D-glutamyl-2,6-diaminopimelate--D-alanyl-D-alanine ligase, whose protein sequence is MSLLWTSHALVEAMGGRPIGSLPEGITGISIDSRSLEPGNAFFAIKGETMDGHDFATAAVKAGAAVLVVAEGKLPSLGRLTAPMIVVQDVLAALEKLGVAARARSRAKVIAVTGSAGKTTTKEALRHVLSAVGKVHASAQSFNNHWGVPLTLARMPDDCDYAIFEIGMNHPGEIRPLVKMVRPHVAIVTLIAAAHLGFFRNLDEIAHAKAEIFEGVESGGAALLNRDDTRWKLLDRMAKEAGIEHVFGFGENARSTFRLTNCELHADHSDIVAKIGKREVTARVGAPGRHIVQNVLAVLGAAQLVGADLDKVVAALADLAAERGRGRRHILRHPRGPITLIDESYNANPASMAAAMALLNATPVWGEGRRIAVLGDMLELGSHSAKLHAALAELIIGTGTRNVYLGGPEMRALAEVLPADVETEYRSGAEELKPVLLSALKPGDVVMVKSSKGIGFSKLVEALLGKFPAEATTIEPT, encoded by the coding sequence ATGAGCTTGCTCTGGACGTCGCACGCGCTGGTCGAAGCCATGGGCGGCAGGCCGATTGGCTCGCTGCCGGAAGGAATCACCGGCATTTCCATCGACAGTCGCAGCCTCGAGCCCGGCAATGCCTTCTTCGCCATCAAGGGCGAGACGATGGACGGCCATGATTTCGCGACCGCGGCGGTCAAGGCCGGAGCGGCCGTGCTGGTGGTCGCAGAAGGCAAGCTGCCCTCGCTCGGCAGGCTGACGGCGCCGATGATCGTGGTGCAGGATGTGCTTGCAGCGCTCGAGAAGCTCGGCGTTGCCGCCCGCGCTCGCTCGCGGGCGAAGGTCATCGCGGTGACCGGCTCCGCCGGCAAGACGACGACCAAGGAAGCGCTGCGGCATGTGCTGTCGGCGGTCGGGAAGGTGCACGCCTCGGCGCAGTCGTTCAACAATCACTGGGGCGTGCCGCTGACGCTCGCGCGGATGCCAGACGATTGCGACTACGCGATCTTCGAGATCGGCATGAACCATCCCGGCGAGATCCGGCCGTTGGTCAAGATGGTCAGGCCGCATGTCGCGATCGTGACGCTGATTGCTGCCGCCCATCTCGGCTTTTTCAGGAACCTCGACGAGATCGCGCATGCCAAGGCCGAGATTTTCGAGGGGGTGGAGTCCGGCGGCGCCGCGCTACTCAACCGCGACGACACGCGCTGGAAGCTGCTCGACAGAATGGCGAAAGAGGCCGGCATCGAGCATGTCTTCGGCTTTGGCGAAAACGCACGCTCGACTTTCCGGCTCACCAATTGCGAGCTTCATGCCGATCATTCCGACATCGTCGCGAAGATCGGCAAGCGGGAGGTGACTGCTCGCGTCGGCGCCCCCGGCCGCCATATCGTGCAGAACGTGCTGGCGGTGCTGGGCGCTGCGCAACTGGTCGGCGCCGATCTCGACAAGGTGGTGGCGGCGCTCGCAGATCTCGCGGCCGAACGCGGGCGCGGCAGGCGCCACATACTGCGCCATCCGAGGGGGCCGATCACATTGATCGATGAAAGCTACAACGCCAACCCGGCGTCGATGGCGGCAGCCATGGCGCTGCTCAACGCCACGCCGGTATGGGGCGAGGGACGGCGCATCGCGGTGCTCGGCGATATGCTGGAACTCGGCAGCCACTCGGCAAAACTTCATGCAGCGCTCGCCGAGCTCATCATCGGCACCGGAACACGCAACGTCTATCTCGGCGGCCCGGAGATGCGTGCGCTGGCCGAGGTTCTGCCGGCCGACGTCGAGACGGAATACCGCTCCGGAGCGGAAGAGCTGAAGCCGGTCCTGCTGTCGGCGCTCAAGCCCGGCGACGTGGTGATGGTCAAGTCGTCGAAGGGCATCGGATTTTCAAAGCTGGTCGAGGCTTTGCTCGGCAAATTTCCGGCGGAAGCCACAACCATTGAACCGACCTGA
- a CDS encoding penicillin-binding protein 2: MIGRLPKVGELLRRRKKPTEDGSIVVDAARKATGGKAKTRIVMTMAVFFTIYSTIAGRLVYLGLQNPDMSGGPQSRVTASRPDIVDRNGEVLATDIKTASLFAEPRRIVDADEAIEKLATVLPEIDYEQTYHKLKSGAGFVWLQRQLTPKQQADIMALGVPGLGFRTEKRRFYPSGETSSYIVGLTNIDNQGISGMEKYIDDQGLTDLQASGLAVARDLKPVKLSIDLRVQHVVRDEVATGMERFHAIAAGGVVLNIKTGEVLAMASAPDFDPNNPYNAQDKDRLNRMSAGLYEMGSTFKSFTTAMALDSGKVTLESRFDASRPIRIGRQTIHDFHSKGRVLSVPEVFIYSSNIGSAKEAEAVGIEGHREFLHRLGVLEKMQTELPEVARPTEPKVWKQVNSITIAFGHGVSTTPLQTAVGCAALMSGYLIEPTFLPRTAEQAMEVAKQVVSDKTVEGMRYLYALNAEKGSGKSARVPGFRVGGKTGTAEKVVNGRYSKEKNFNAFVAAFPMDDPQYIVLTIADEPKPEKPGMGATAASNAGIMAGNIIRRAASMLGVKPDFSHENGATLVSYQ; the protein is encoded by the coding sequence ATGATCGGCAGACTTCCAAAGGTCGGTGAACTGCTGAGGCGCCGCAAGAAGCCCACCGAGGACGGATCGATCGTCGTCGACGCCGCCCGCAAGGCGACCGGCGGCAAGGCCAAGACACGTATCGTCATGACGATGGCGGTATTCTTCACCATCTATTCGACCATCGCCGGCCGGTTGGTCTATCTTGGCCTGCAGAACCCGGACATGTCAGGCGGCCCACAGAGCAGGGTTACGGCTTCGCGGCCCGACATCGTCGACCGCAATGGCGAGGTGCTGGCGACCGACATCAAGACGGCGTCGCTGTTCGCCGAGCCGCGCCGCATCGTCGATGCCGACGAGGCGATCGAAAAGCTGGCGACGGTGCTCCCCGAGATCGATTACGAGCAGACCTATCACAAGCTGAAAAGCGGCGCCGGCTTCGTCTGGCTGCAGCGGCAACTGACGCCGAAGCAGCAGGCCGACATCATGGCGCTCGGCGTCCCCGGTCTGGGCTTCCGAACCGAGAAACGCCGCTTCTATCCGAGCGGCGAGACCTCCTCCTACATTGTCGGGCTCACCAATATCGACAATCAGGGCATCTCCGGCATGGAGAAATATATCGACGACCAGGGCCTGACCGATCTGCAGGCGTCGGGACTGGCCGTCGCCAGGGACTTGAAACCGGTAAAGCTGTCGATCGACCTGCGCGTCCAGCACGTGGTTCGCGATGAGGTGGCCACCGGCATGGAGCGGTTCCACGCGATCGCGGCGGGCGGTGTGGTGCTCAACATCAAGACGGGCGAAGTGCTGGCCATGGCCTCGGCCCCGGATTTCGATCCCAACAATCCCTACAATGCCCAGGACAAGGACCGGCTGAACCGCATGTCGGCCGGCCTCTACGAGATGGGCTCGACCTTCAAGAGCTTCACCACCGCCATGGCGCTCGATTCCGGCAAGGTCACGCTGGAGAGCCGCTTCGACGCGTCGCGGCCGATCCGCATCGGCCGTCAGACCATCCATGACTTCCACAGCAAGGGCCGCGTGCTGTCGGTGCCGGAAGTGTTCATCTATTCGTCCAACATCGGTTCCGCGAAGGAAGCGGAGGCGGTGGGCATCGAGGGGCACCGCGAATTCCTGCATCGCCTCGGCGTGCTGGAGAAGATGCAGACCGAATTGCCGGAAGTGGCGCGCCCGACCGAACCGAAGGTCTGGAAACAGGTCAATTCGATCACCATCGCCTTCGGCCACGGCGTGTCGACGACGCCGCTGCAGACTGCTGTTGGCTGTGCGGCGCTGATGAGCGGCTACCTGATCGAGCCGACCTTCCTGCCGCGCACCGCGGAGCAGGCGATGGAGGTCGCCAAGCAAGTGGTCAGCGACAAGACCGTGGAAGGGATGCGCTATCTCTATGCGCTCAACGCCGAGAAGGGCTCCGGCAAGAGCGCCAGGGTTCCGGGTTTCCGCGTCGGCGGCAAGACCGGCACGGCCGAGAAGGTGGTCAATGGCCGCTACTCGAAAGAGAAGAATTTCAATGCCTTCGTGGCGGCCTTTCCAATGGATGATCCGCAATACATCGTGCTGACGATCGCCGACGAACCGAAGCCGGAAAAGCCCGGCATGGGGGCCACCGCCGCCTCGAACGCCGGCATCATGGCGGGAAACATCATCAGGCGCGCGGCTTCCATGCTTGGCGTTAAGCCAGATTTCAGCCATGAAAATGGTGCAACGCTGGTTTCCTATCAGTGA
- the mraZ gene encoding division/cell wall cluster transcriptional repressor MraZ translates to MDRFLSNAINRIDAKGRVSVPAHFRSVVQKRGYSELYALRCLDRPAMDVGGLDLLDRYEQRIALEDPFLQTADDMSFFCHGDGMFLKLDQDGRIGMTDFIREHTGISAEVAFVGRGNFFQIWEPGRLAAYGAQARARLLQLRQGTKPGERPE, encoded by the coding sequence GTGGACCGATTTCTGTCGAACGCAATCAACAGGATCGATGCGAAGGGGCGGGTGTCCGTTCCGGCGCATTTCCGTTCGGTCGTGCAGAAGCGCGGTTATTCGGAACTCTATGCGCTGCGCTGTCTCGACCGTCCTGCGATGGACGTCGGCGGTCTCGACCTGCTCGACCGCTACGAGCAACGCATAGCGCTCGAGGATCCCTTCCTGCAGACAGCGGACGACATGTCGTTCTTCTGCCATGGCGACGGGATGTTCCTGAAGCTCGATCAGGACGGCCGCATCGGCATGACCGACTTCATCCGCGAGCACACGGGCATCTCGGCGGAGGTGGCCTTTGTCGGCCGCGGCAATTTCTTCCAGATCTGGGAGCCGGGCCGGCTTGCCGCCTATGGGGCGCAGGCACGCGCCAGGCTGTTGCAGCTTCGGCAGGGGACGAAGCCCGGGGAGCGACCGGAATGA
- a CDS encoding N-acetylmuramoyl-L-alanine amidase, with product MSGFLPDQPGAEVRVSPNFGPRRETLRPDMIVLHYTGMDTGPAAEAWLCDPASEVSSHYLVHEDGRVVQMVRESDRAWHAGKSSWFGRTDINSCSVGIEIVNPGHALGYKAFPKRQVDAVIGLCAGIVGRHSVPPQRVLAHSDVAPGRKVDPGEKFPWQALFAAGIGHLVPAAPVRPGTVLKAGDCGTDVEALQSMLALYGYGVEITGDFDRQTEVVVAAFQRHFRRRLVDGAADDSTICTLQRLLASVKAASSR from the coding sequence ATGAGCGGTTTCCTGCCGGACCAGCCTGGTGCCGAGGTGAGGGTATCACCCAATTTCGGCCCCCGGCGCGAGACGCTCAGGCCCGACATGATCGTGCTCCACTACACCGGCATGGACACTGGCCCCGCCGCCGAGGCGTGGCTGTGCGATCCCGCGAGCGAGGTTTCGTCCCACTATCTCGTTCACGAAGACGGCCGCGTCGTCCAGATGGTGCGCGAGAGCGACCGTGCCTGGCATGCCGGCAAGAGCTCGTGGTTCGGGCGCACCGACATCAATTCCTGCTCGGTCGGTATCGAGATCGTCAACCCCGGACATGCCCTGGGCTACAAAGCCTTCCCGAAGCGGCAGGTCGACGCCGTGATCGGCCTGTGCGCGGGAATTGTCGGCCGACATTCCGTTCCGCCCCAAAGGGTGCTCGCGCATTCCGATGTGGCGCCGGGACGCAAGGTCGACCCGGGCGAGAAGTTCCCCTGGCAAGCGCTTTTTGCCGCCGGTATCGGGCACCTCGTCCCTGCCGCGCCGGTCAGGCCAGGCACGGTGCTGAAAGCCGGCGATTGCGGGACAGATGTCGAGGCGCTGCAGTCGATGCTGGCGCTTTACGGCTACGGCGTCGAAATCACAGGCGACTTCGATCGCCAGACCGAAGTCGTCGTCGCTGCGTTTCAGCGGCATTTCCGCCGACGTTTGGTTGACGGCGCCGCCGATGACTCGACGATCTGCACCTTGCAAAGGCTGCTGGCCTCGGTGAAGGCAGCTTCGTCCAGATAA
- a CDS encoding cystathionine gamma-lyase: MSETANSRAAALVHLRSGDFAKGDPIPLPLIMASIFHSPGDATGFHQYGRFSNPTWHAVEHALGHLEDAQCVAFPSGMAAISAVFFALLKSGDRILLPSDGYHTTRALAERFLKPLGVAYDVRATSNMLDAGFAGYRLVFVETPSNPRLDICDIAAAAKAAHAQGAILVVDNTTMTPFGQRPLDLGAEIVVSADTKAINGHSDVLFGHVATRNPDIVAKIKDWRETAGGIPGPFEAWLVHRGLETLEMRFDRMCSSAETIARRLKAHPAVSGLRFPGLEGDASHNLARAQMERFGFIISFELTSEEKAEDFITSCALIESATSFGGVHTVAERRSKRGDSVPSGFVRLAIGCEPVEQLWQAIEASLNSVGS, from the coding sequence ATGTCGGAAACCGCGAACTCACGCGCTGCGGCACTTGTCCATCTGCGCAGCGGCGACTTCGCCAAGGGCGACCCCATCCCGTTGCCGCTGATCATGGCGTCCATCTTCCACTCGCCGGGTGACGCGACGGGATTCCACCAATATGGCCGTTTCAGCAATCCGACCTGGCATGCTGTCGAGCATGCGCTCGGCCATCTGGAAGATGCGCAATGCGTTGCCTTTCCCTCAGGAATGGCCGCGATTTCAGCGGTCTTCTTCGCGCTGCTGAAATCGGGGGACCGCATTCTGTTGCCTTCGGACGGGTATCACACGACCCGCGCGTTGGCAGAGCGCTTCTTGAAGCCGCTCGGCGTCGCCTATGACGTGAGGGCGACGTCGAACATGCTCGATGCCGGCTTTGCCGGCTACCGCCTGGTGTTCGTGGAAACCCCCTCCAATCCGCGTCTTGATATCTGCGACATCGCCGCCGCCGCCAAGGCCGCCCATGCGCAAGGCGCGATCCTCGTCGTCGACAACACGACGATGACCCCCTTTGGCCAGCGTCCGCTCGATCTCGGCGCCGAGATTGTCGTCTCGGCCGACACCAAGGCGATCAATGGCCACTCGGACGTGCTGTTCGGCCATGTCGCGACCCGCAATCCGGACATCGTCGCGAAAATCAAGGACTGGCGCGAGACCGCTGGCGGCATCCCCGGCCCGTTCGAAGCATGGCTCGTGCATCGCGGCCTCGAAACGCTGGAAATGCGTTTCGACCGCATGTGCTCCTCGGCGGAAACGATCGCCAGGCGGCTCAAGGCACATCCCGCGGTGAGCGGCCTGCGCTTTCCTGGGCTCGAGGGCGACGCCTCGCACAACCTCGCCCGAGCCCAGATGGAGCGCTTCGGCTTCATCATCTCCTTCGAATTGACATCTGAGGAAAAAGCCGAGGATTTCATCACCAGCTGCGCGTTGATCGAATCGGCAACTTCGTTTGGCGGCGTGCACACCGTGGCAGAACGGCGTTCGAAGCGCGGCGACTCCGTGCCGTCCGGCTTCGTGCGCCTGGCGATCGGCTGCGAACCGGTCGAACAGCTGTGGCAGGCGATCGAGGCGTCGTTGAATAGTGTCGGCAGCTAA
- a CDS encoding UDP-N-acetylmuramoyl-L-alanyl-D-glutamate--2,6-diaminopimelate ligase, producing the protein MHLKDLAGILPVEGTASRALEVTGLSSDSRQVKPGVVFFALAGSKADGASYAADATRRGAAAIVAAKGSTISGLSIPVLAVDDPRLALALSAARFFDRQPETMVAVTGTSGKTSVAAFTRQIWEQAGLAAASIGTTGVVAPGRNEYGSLTTPDPVALHKLLKELAEAGVTRASMEASSHGLDQRRLDGVKLAAGGFTNLGRDHMDYHPTVEDYHRAKLRLFDTLLPRGAPAIIFADDPWSEPTAHAARAAGLAVRTVGRHGDFLMLKRVEHERHRQRAEVEVDGVLHEIDLPLAGDFQIANALVSAGLAISTGTSVDKALAALEKLKGAPGRLDLVGTTAAGAPVYVDYAHKPDALENVLASVRPFTTSRVVVVFGCGGDRDRGKRPIMGEIASRLADVVIVTDDNPRTEVPETIRAAILAAAPGAIEIGDRRKAIREAVAMLHAGDTLIVAGKGHEEGQTIGSETFHFSDHEEVREALKERAA; encoded by the coding sequence ATGCATCTGAAAGATCTAGCCGGTATCCTGCCTGTCGAGGGAACAGCTTCCCGCGCTCTGGAGGTTACCGGTCTCTCCTCGGATTCTCGCCAGGTTAAGCCGGGGGTCGTCTTCTTCGCGCTTGCGGGCAGCAAGGCGGATGGCGCGAGTTATGCCGCGGACGCCACTCGTCGCGGGGCTGCCGCAATCGTGGCGGCCAAAGGCAGCACAATCTCCGGTCTTTCGATCCCGGTTCTTGCGGTGGACGACCCGCGCCTGGCGCTGGCGCTCAGCGCAGCGCGTTTCTTCGACCGACAACCTGAAACCATGGTCGCCGTCACCGGCACCAGCGGCAAGACGTCGGTCGCCGCATTCACCCGCCAGATCTGGGAGCAGGCGGGATTGGCGGCCGCATCGATCGGCACGACCGGCGTGGTGGCCCCTGGTCGCAACGAATATGGCTCGCTGACCACGCCTGATCCGGTGGCGCTTCACAAGCTGCTCAAGGAACTGGCGGAGGCCGGCGTCACCCGCGCCTCGATGGAGGCCTCGAGCCACGGTCTCGACCAGCGTCGCCTCGACGGCGTGAAACTCGCCGCCGGCGGCTTCACCAATCTCGGCCGCGACCACATGGACTATCATCCGACGGTCGAGGACTATCACCGCGCCAAGCTGCGCCTGTTCGACACGCTGCTGCCGAGGGGGGCGCCGGCCATCATCTTTGCCGACGATCCATGGTCTGAGCCGACGGCTCATGCCGCGCGGGCGGCGGGATTGGCCGTGCGTACGGTCGGCCGCCATGGCGATTTCCTTATGTTGAAGCGGGTCGAGCACGAGCGCCATCGCCAGCGCGCCGAGGTCGAAGTGGACGGCGTTCTGCATGAGATCGACTTGCCGCTGGCCGGCGATTTCCAGATCGCCAACGCGCTGGTTTCGGCCGGCCTTGCCATCTCGACTGGAACTTCCGTCGACAAAGCCTTGGCTGCACTGGAAAAATTGAAGGGGGCGCCGGGCCGGCTCGATCTCGTCGGTACGACCGCCGCCGGCGCTCCCGTCTATGTCGACTACGCGCACAAGCCCGACGCGCTGGAAAACGTGCTGGCCTCGGTTCGTCCTTTCACCACGAGCCGCGTCGTCGTCGTGTTCGGCTGTGGCGGCGATCGCGATCGCGGCAAGCGGCCAATCATGGGCGAGATCGCTAGCCGGCTTGCCGATGTCGTCATCGTAACCGACGACAATCCGCGCACGGAAGTCCCTGAAACGATCCGCGCCGCAATCCTTGCGGCGGCGCCAGGCGCCATCGAGATCGGCGACCGGCGCAAGGCCATACGTGAGGCGGTGGCCATGCTTCACGCGGGCGACACGCTGATCGTCGCCGGCAAGGGGCATGAGGAAGGCCAGACAATCGGCTCCGAAACCTTCCACTTCTCCGACCACGAGGAAGTGCGCGAGGCCTTGAAGGAGCGCGCCGCATGA
- a CDS encoding DnaJ family molecular chaperone has translation MSIWDRLGDFIARVSSSASSGVADVVEAVRTVFSGDPDLRRRVAFSVAMIALAAKMAKADGVVTQDEVRAFQEIFEVPPSETRNVARLYDLAKRDVAGFEIYAQRMAQLCGSGHANCMMLEDILDGLFHIAKADGMVHEREGQFLHRIAEIFRIDEVHYQAILSRHVNLGAADPYVVLGIERGKPFEEVRKRYRKLISDNHPDRLIARGLPQEFIKIATTRVAAINAAYEMIERGLRHA, from the coding sequence ATGTCGATTTGGGACCGCCTCGGCGACTTCATCGCTCGTGTTTCGTCGTCGGCGTCCTCGGGCGTCGCCGATGTCGTGGAGGCTGTGCGGACTGTATTCTCCGGCGACCCGGATCTGCGGCGCCGCGTGGCGTTTTCGGTGGCGATGATCGCACTCGCGGCCAAGATGGCCAAGGCCGACGGCGTCGTCACTCAGGACGAGGTGCGCGCTTTCCAGGAAATCTTCGAGGTGCCGCCAAGCGAAACACGCAATGTGGCCCGCCTTTACGACCTCGCCAAGCGCGACGTCGCGGGGTTCGAGATTTACGCCCAGCGCATGGCTCAGCTGTGCGGTTCCGGCCACGCCAATTGCATGATGCTGGAAGACATTCTCGACGGGCTGTTCCACATCGCCAAAGCGGACGGCATGGTCCATGAACGGGAAGGGCAATTCCTGCATCGCATCGCCGAAATCTTCAGGATCGACGAGGTGCACTACCAGGCCATCCTGTCCCGGCACGTCAATCTGGGCGCCGCCGATCCCTATGTTGTTCTCGGCATCGAGCGGGGCAAGCCGTTCGAGGAGGTCAGGAAGCGCTACCGCAAGCTGATTTCGGACAATCACCCCGACCGGCTGATCGCACGCGGCCTGCCGCAGGAGTTCATCAAGATAGCCACGACGAGAGTCGCTGCCATCAATGCCGCCTATGAGATGATCGAGCGAGGCCTCAGGCACGCATGA
- a CDS encoding type II toxin-antitoxin system RelE/ParE family toxin, with amino-acid sequence MGVVDPPPFSGFPRDDIAPGIRRIVLGEYLSFYRVSDSDIEIVRVLHGRRKIGADVPAP; translated from the coding sequence ATGGGAGTTGTTGACCCTCCACCATTTTCAGGCTTTCCACGAGACGACATTGCGCCGGGCATTCGTCGCATCGTCTTAGGTGAATATCTTAGCTTCTATCGGGTCAGCGACAGCGATATCGAAATTGTTCGCGTGCTGCACGGTCGGCGCAAGATCGGAGCCGATGTTCCGGCGCCGTGA
- a CDS encoding transglycosylase SLT domain-containing protein, producing the protein MQRLTVVAAAVAAGVITFAFNPANSAALSPRADSGFAVAPAKPKAAPTAKTAKTQKAAPNKTAKIQKATPGKAQKVAALKSAKSTAKRHAKRSRQVIDLTATASIHPEKVEAPTSAAGDSQYSEIIARYAASYGVPVSLAKAVIKIESNYRPNMVGGAGEIGLMQIKPATARMMGYTGSVKGLFDPDTNIKFGMKYLAMAQGLGGGTTCGTILKYNAGHGATRMNPISAAYCSKVKVQMAALGSPA; encoded by the coding sequence ATGCAGAGATTGACCGTTGTAGCGGCAGCCGTTGCTGCCGGAGTGATCACTTTTGCCTTCAACCCAGCGAACAGCGCCGCCCTCAGCCCGCGTGCGGACAGCGGCTTTGCCGTAGCTCCCGCGAAGCCAAAGGCAGCGCCGACTGCCAAAACAGCGAAGACCCAGAAGGCGGCCCCGAACAAGACAGCAAAGATCCAGAAGGCCACCCCGGGCAAAGCGCAGAAAGTTGCCGCGCTGAAGTCGGCGAAGTCTACCGCAAAGCGCCACGCCAAGCGCAGCCGGCAGGTCATCGACCTGACAGCGACGGCTTCCATCCACCCCGAAAAGGTCGAGGCGCCGACCTCTGCCGCCGGCGACAGCCAATATTCGGAGATCATCGCCCGCTATGCGGCGAGCTATGGCGTGCCCGTTTCGCTCGCCAAGGCGGTCATCAAGATCGAAAGCAATTACCGGCCGAACATGGTCGGCGGCGCCGGCGAGATCGGTCTGATGCAGATCAAGCCGGCAACGGCTCGGATGATGGGCTATACCGGTTCGGTCAAGGGCCTCTTCGATCCCGACACCAACATCAAATTTGGCATGAAGTATCTTGCCATGGCGCAGGGTCTGGGTGGCGGCACGACTTGCGGCACGATCCTCAAATACAATGCCGGTCATGGCGCGACGCGCATGAACCCGATCTCGGCCGCCTATTGCAGCAAGGTGAAGGTGCAGATGGCAGCACTGGGTTCGCCCGCCTGA